A portion of the Dehalococcoidia bacterium genome contains these proteins:
- a CDS encoding RusA family crossover junction endodeoxyribonuclease, whose amino-acid sequence MNEIEFFVAGTPVPQGSTKAFYIKKVQKVVTTHSNKNTDAWRQRVASEAQRALESGAFYEDDQRIGYEIELIFVFERPKSQPKKWTLNTKRPDLDKLVRAVLDGLTGIIFPDDSQVVRIVADKRYAKDEGPGLAIAVRKRRD is encoded by the coding sequence TTGAACGAGATTGAGTTCTTCGTGGCTGGAACGCCCGTTCCGCAAGGTTCTACCAAGGCGTTCTACATCAAGAAGGTGCAGAAGGTCGTAACCACGCACAGCAACAAGAACACGGACGCTTGGCGGCAACGGGTGGCCTCGGAAGCTCAACGGGCGTTAGAGTCAGGAGCGTTCTATGAGGACGACCAAAGAATCGGGTACGAAATCGAACTCATCTTCGTGTTCGAGCGGCCCAAGAGCCAACCGAAAAAGTGGACGCTCAACACCAAACGCCCGGACCTGGACAAACTAGTGAGAGCGGTCCTGGACGGGCTTACGGGAATCATCTTCCCGGACGATTCACAAGTAGTAAGGATTGTCGCTGACAAGCGTTACGCCAAGGACGAGGGGCCAGGGCTGGCGATTGCGGTGCGAAAGAGGCGAGATTGA